A genomic segment from Actinomyces lilanjuaniae encodes:
- a CDS encoding ABC transporter ATP-binding protein, producing MIEAVELTKRFGDKTAVDRVSFTAEPGTVTGFLGPNGAGKSTTMRMIMGLDRPTGGSVRVNGRAYRDLGAPLCEVGALLDAKGMHGSRSARAHLTQLAVSNGIPTKRVNEVLEMTGLMNVARKRVKGFSLGMGQRLGIAAAMLGDPGVLVLDEPVNGLDPEGVKWVRETCRALASQGRTVFISSHLMSEMAQTADQLLVIARGRILARGPVDEIIAQATSDVVRVVSPQADTLAQALASRGVETSSPSPGTLTTTAAPAHVVGDIAAAARVTLHELTTQHASLEEAYLTLTSGETEYTTGQATGGSAPARQQAPATV from the coding sequence GTGATTGAGGCTGTGGAGCTGACAAAGCGGTTTGGTGACAAGACGGCTGTGGACCGGGTGTCCTTCACCGCGGAGCCTGGGACCGTCACGGGCTTCCTGGGGCCCAACGGAGCCGGAAAGTCCACCACGATGCGCATGATCATGGGGCTTGACCGCCCCACCGGTGGCAGTGTGCGGGTCAACGGGCGCGCCTACCGGGACCTGGGCGCCCCGCTGTGCGAGGTCGGCGCCCTGCTGGACGCCAAGGGAATGCACGGCTCGCGCAGCGCCCGGGCGCACCTGACCCAGCTGGCGGTGTCCAACGGCATCCCCACCAAGAGAGTCAACGAGGTACTGGAGATGACCGGGCTGATGAACGTGGCTCGCAAACGGGTCAAGGGCTTCTCCCTGGGCATGGGTCAGCGCCTGGGGATCGCCGCAGCCATGCTGGGCGACCCCGGGGTGCTCGTCCTGGACGAGCCGGTCAACGGGCTGGACCCCGAGGGCGTCAAGTGGGTACGCGAGACCTGTCGTGCCCTAGCCTCCCAGGGACGCACCGTGTTCATCTCCTCCCACCTGATGAGCGAGATGGCCCAGACCGCCGACCAGCTCCTGGTCATCGCCCGGGGACGCATCCTGGCGCGCGGCCCGGTTGACGAGATCATCGCCCAGGCCACCAGCGACGTCGTGCGCGTGGTCTCCCCCCAGGCTGACACCCTGGCCCAGGCCCTGGCCTCCCGGGGTGTGGAGACCTCCAGCCCCAGCCCCGGCACCCTGACCACCACAGCCGCACCAGCACATGTGGTCGGTGACATCGCAGCAGCAGCCAGGGTCACCCTCCACGAGCTGACCACTCAGCACGCCAGCCTGGAGGAGGCCTACCTCACCCTGACTTCTGGCGAGACCGAGTACACCACCGGGCAGGCCACGGGAGGGAGTGCCCCCGCCCGCCAACAAGCACCGGCCACCGTCTAG
- a CDS encoding ABC transporter permease subunit, with product MTTPAASTAPTRAANAVSDAVPAPSTAPSARRPYRSRVTGRQTFARAVYAEWAKIRSLRSTWITSGLALFLTAFFGAAIAITYAAEEAYSDAIDSITGGIVFGQIVISVQAALTVTGEYASGQIRSSLAAVPHRGRLLAAKAVVVSALAFLLGLVSVLVAWGASAPFLGEHAGSLTDPEYLGYFWGTGLAFTGIALMSLGLGFLLRSTAGTITVAVVLLFILDLPLGLAAMRWDVAAEIDGLLPGNSATAVQDPFARTVDWASSGTSFFLEQWQAAAVFAAWAIVPVIIGWIVLSRRDA from the coding sequence ATGACCACCCCAGCAGCCAGCACAGCACCCACCCGGGCAGCCAACGCCGTGTCCGACGCAGTCCCCGCCCCCAGCACAGCCCCTTCCGCCAGACGCCCCTACCGCAGCCGTGTCACCGGACGCCAGACCTTTGCCCGCGCCGTCTACGCAGAGTGGGCCAAGATCCGCAGCCTGCGCTCTACCTGGATCACCAGCGGCCTCGCCCTCTTCCTGACCGCCTTCTTCGGAGCCGCCATCGCTATCACCTACGCTGCCGAGGAGGCCTACAGCGACGCGATAGACAGCATCACAGGCGGTATCGTCTTCGGCCAGATCGTCATCTCCGTCCAGGCTGCCCTCACCGTCACCGGCGAGTACGCCTCAGGACAGATCCGCTCCTCCCTAGCCGCCGTCCCCCACCGGGGCAGGCTCCTGGCCGCCAAGGCGGTCGTCGTCTCCGCCCTGGCCTTCCTCCTGGGCCTGGTCTCCGTCCTCGTGGCCTGGGGGGCGTCCGCCCCGTTCCTGGGTGAGCACGCCGGGTCCCTCACAGACCCCGAGTACCTGGGATACTTCTGGGGAACCGGTCTGGCCTTCACGGGTATCGCGCTGATGTCCCTGGGTCTGGGCTTCCTCCTGCGCTCCACCGCCGGGACGATCACCGTCGCCGTCGTCCTGCTGTTCATCCTGGACCTCCCCCTGGGCCTGGCCGCAATGCGGTGGGACGTCGCTGCCGAGATCGACGGCCTCCTACCCGGCAACAGCGCCACAGCCGTACAGGACCCCTTCGCCCGGACAGTCGACTGGGCCTCGTCGGGTACCTCGTTCTTCCTGGAGCAGTGGCAGGCTGCCGCCGTCTTCGCCGCCTGGGCGATCGTGCCCGTCATCATCGGCTGGATCGTCCTCTCCCGGCGTGACGCCTAG
- a CDS encoding sensor histidine kinase, which translates to MPDSSPSLDTAPAQAAPVEARDTTRDRGSARHLLRGLARSLTSWYRSHPTWVDGTIAVAVLLTNILMAHLALHQYGESLSSVPALVARYPLALAAWLCGAMALTLRRRHPVVAWLALLTLLPLYEQLLLWVHRPPTTEEFGLAAVVITIFAWLGVPITLGTVAARSRPLTTWAAWITTMAVFYLTAVFIEGYPATSGQTLQVMLQMTLIFLVTVLTGLNLRSARLRVTEVEVRSSRLALAREQEALLAASNERSRIAREMHDVVAHSLAVMITMADGAAATIDRDPATARKALETLAETGRGALADTRRLVGVLREDPALTGVGQDTGSPPVSGDQPSDPTEDAPEVGGAPPPPGPRPAEGAGDTKGNDPGPSRSAAARSRAAQTGTRSSRSPEVRDLPVPEFAPPGTVAAVEPSAPIADLRREATDHDSDSSAGATPLAPAPEQADIAGLVERFRAAGVPVDYTWSGEALPEDKALQLTVFRIAQEALTNILRYAPTSPRVAVTVERHTGTAVLTVDNEAAPGARPMHGSGKGLIGMRERAAVYGGSVQAGPTATGWRVRAVLRWDEKNEGTLSWQMPL; encoded by the coding sequence ATGCCCGACTCTTCTCCCAGCCTCGACACCGCTCCTGCTCAGGCGGCTCCGGTGGAGGCACGCGACACCACCCGTGACCGTGGCTCTGCGCGACACCTCCTGCGCGGCCTCGCCCGCTCACTGACATCCTGGTACCGCAGTCACCCCACCTGGGTGGACGGCACTATCGCCGTGGCGGTCCTGCTGACCAACATCCTCATGGCCCACCTGGCCCTCCATCAGTACGGGGAGTCGCTGTCCTCCGTCCCGGCCCTGGTCGCACGCTACCCCCTGGCGCTTGCCGCCTGGCTGTGCGGTGCTATGGCCCTGACCCTGCGGCGGCGTCACCCCGTGGTGGCGTGGCTGGCTCTGCTGACTCTGCTGCCCCTGTATGAGCAGCTCCTCCTGTGGGTCCACCGACCGCCTACGACCGAGGAGTTCGGGCTGGCCGCTGTCGTCATCACCATATTCGCCTGGCTAGGCGTACCCATCACCCTGGGAACAGTCGCCGCTCGCAGCCGCCCGCTGACAACCTGGGCCGCCTGGATCACGACAATGGCCGTCTTCTACCTAACAGCGGTCTTCATTGAGGGCTACCCTGCGACCTCGGGGCAGACGCTTCAGGTGATGCTCCAGATGACACTTATCTTTCTCGTCACGGTACTGACGGGGCTGAACCTACGCTCGGCACGCCTACGCGTCACCGAGGTGGAGGTGCGCTCCTCGCGCCTGGCGCTGGCTCGCGAACAGGAGGCCCTGCTGGCTGCCTCCAACGAGCGCAGTCGGATCGCCCGGGAGATGCACGACGTCGTCGCCCACTCCCTGGCTGTCATGATCACCATGGCTGACGGCGCGGCGGCTACCATCGACCGCGACCCGGCTACCGCTAGGAAGGCCCTGGAGACTCTGGCGGAGACCGGGCGCGGGGCACTGGCGGACACCCGCCGCCTGGTCGGCGTGCTGCGGGAGGACCCCGCGCTGACCGGGGTCGGGCAGGACACCGGTAGCCCGCCCGTCTCCGGGGATCAGCCCTCAGACCCTACCGAGGACGCCCCTGAGGTTGGCGGGGCGCCGCCCCCACCCGGCCCTCGCCCTGCCGAAGGAGCCGGAGACACGAAGGGCAACGACCCCGGCCCCTCCCGGAGCGCGGCAGCTAGGTCCCGGGCAGCCCAGACGGGAACCCGGTCATCTCGCTCCCCCGAGGTGCGCGACCTGCCTGTCCCGGAGTTCGCACCTCCGGGGACCGTGGCGGCTGTCGAGCCCAGCGCCCCGATCGCCGACCTGCGCCGGGAGGCTACCGACCACGACTCGGACTCCTCCGCAGGGGCAACCCCGCTGGCTCCGGCCCCGGAGCAGGCGGATATCGCCGGGCTGGTGGAGCGCTTCCGCGCCGCTGGGGTCCCGGTGGACTACACGTGGTCTGGTGAGGCGCTGCCTGAGGACAAGGCCCTCCAGCTGACAGTGTTCCGTATTGCTCAGGAAGCCCTGACCAACATCCTGCGCTACGCTCCTACCTCACCGCGGGTGGCAGTCACCGTCGAGCGTCACACTGGCACGGCTGTCCTCACCGTGGACAACGAGGCGGCTCCCGGAGCCCGCCCGATGCACGGCTCCGGCAAGGGCCTCATCGGCATGCGGGAGCGGGCCGCGGTCTATGGCGGGAGCGTCCAGGCCGGACCGACCGCCACGGGCTGGCGGGTCCGCGCGGTCCTGCGCTGGGACGAGAAGAACGAAGGAACACTGTCATGGCAGATGCCCCTGTGA
- a CDS encoding response regulator: MADAPVNDAAPADGGAGAGTPEEPAPVTVLLADDQSLMRMGFRMVLDAEPGIHVVGEASDGATAVAQARALGPDVILMDVRMPGMNGIEATETIVRELPGTRILILTTFDLDEYAFAGLRAGASGFLLKDTRPADLAAAIRTVASGEAVVSPRVTRRMLEMFASSLPEDRERASISQDPRITSLTPREKEILLLMARGMSNAEIADQLVVSATTVKTHVGNVLTKLDVRDRVQAVVLAYESGLMA, translated from the coding sequence ATGGCAGATGCCCCTGTGAACGACGCGGCTCCGGCCGACGGTGGCGCCGGTGCGGGTACCCCAGAGGAGCCCGCACCGGTAACCGTCCTCCTGGCTGACGACCAGTCCCTTATGCGTATGGGCTTCCGCATGGTGCTGGACGCTGAGCCAGGTATCCACGTCGTCGGCGAGGCCTCCGACGGGGCCACTGCAGTCGCCCAGGCCCGGGCGCTGGGACCTGACGTCATCCTTATGGACGTGCGCATGCCGGGGATGAACGGTATCGAGGCGACTGAGACGATCGTGCGGGAGCTCCCCGGCACCCGGATCCTGATCCTGACCACCTTCGACCTGGACGAGTACGCCTTTGCCGGGCTACGCGCCGGGGCCTCGGGGTTCCTCCTCAAGGACACGCGTCCGGCGGACCTGGCGGCCGCGATCCGTACGGTGGCCTCCGGCGAGGCCGTGGTCTCCCCCCGGGTCACCAGGAGGATGCTGGAGATGTTTGCCTCCTCGCTGCCGGAGGACCGGGAGAGGGCCTCCATCTCCCAGGACCCGCGCATCACCTCCCTGACCCCCCGGGAGAAGGAGATCCTGCTGCTCATGGCCCGGGGGATGTCCAACGCGGAGATCGCCGACCAGCTGGTGGTGTCTGCCACCACGGTCAAGACCCACGTCGGCAACGTGCTGACCAAGCTGGACGTGCGTGACCGGGTCCAGGCCGTCGTCCTCGCCTACGAGTCGGGGCTTATGGCCTAG
- a CDS encoding DUF2599 domain-containing protein: protein MPGGNLLEDVAAVTPSTSTSQVLTVDTDVTDTVVSEDPSTPIHLTSQQGKEVSVTLPYAETSETAVPVGDGVVSFANEQGFTSVPVVKEDGSAQVALMVESADAPERFPFQVGLPEGATAEVTEEDGGVVFTSAEGEFLGGLTPPWAKDVNGTELATRYEVEETSSGGVVVTQVIEHHSGGAAYPVVADPWLGIDLFGEAVYNRPGTRGYGDDVLSVVLSNWGRYWYYGPAVISGVGTEAANGILMTAGWSEVVDKLPRADDKPTIRQQYDCHVIFGRPVFGAGVHWDFEMARANKPLWMLTFPDHLCNWRDGLE from the coding sequence GTGCCCGGAGGGAACCTTCTGGAGGACGTCGCGGCGGTGACGCCGAGCACCAGCACCAGCCAGGTGCTGACGGTGGACACCGACGTCACCGACACGGTGGTCTCCGAGGACCCCAGCACACCGATCCACCTGACCTCACAGCAGGGCAAGGAGGTCAGTGTCACCCTGCCCTACGCTGAGACCTCTGAGACCGCCGTGCCGGTGGGCGACGGGGTGGTCTCCTTCGCCAACGAGCAGGGGTTCACCTCCGTGCCGGTGGTCAAGGAGGACGGCTCAGCCCAGGTGGCCCTCATGGTGGAGTCCGCGGACGCGCCCGAGCGCTTCCCCTTCCAGGTGGGTCTGCCCGAGGGAGCGACTGCCGAGGTGACCGAGGAGGACGGCGGGGTGGTGTTCACCTCCGCCGAGGGCGAGTTCCTCGGGGGCCTGACCCCACCGTGGGCCAAGGACGTCAACGGCACCGAGCTGGCTACCCGCTACGAGGTCGAGGAGACCAGTTCCGGCGGCGTGGTGGTCACCCAGGTGATCGAGCACCACTCTGGCGGAGCCGCCTACCCCGTGGTGGCCGACCCGTGGCTGGGCATCGATCTGTTCGGGGAGGCGGTGTACAACCGGCCAGGCACCAGAGGGTATGGAGACGATGTGCTTTCAGTTGTGCTATCTAACTGGGGGAGATACTGGTACTACGGCCCCGCAGTAATATCTGGGGTTGGGACTGAAGCGGCGAACGGTATTCTCATGACTGCGGGGTGGTCTGAGGTAGTGGATAAGTTGCCTCGGGCTGATGACAAGCCGACGATCCGGCAGCAGTATGACTGCCATGTTATCTTTGGGCGCCCGGTCTTCGGCGCGGGAGTTCACTGGGACTTTGAGATGGCACGCGCCAACAAGCCGTTGTGGATGCTTACTTTCCCGGACCACCTGTGTAACTGGCGGGATGGGCTTGAATAG